The stretch of DNA GTCGAATGATACAACCAAGGCAAATGGCAATCGATCTTACCTAAACTTGTGACGGCGTAGTCCAGTTGCTCCTTCTCTTGGAGCAATCCTCCACTGGATGCTTTAGGGCCCAATATTTGGTCCCGGTTGGCGTCCATTGGACCCACGTGACCACCGGAACCATTGGTGGGATCACCGCCACTCTGGCCCGAGCTGACACTCAACTGTTCATCCAAGAGCGGGTGCGAAGCGGCAACGGCGTTGTGGGTGGGATGTTGAATTGGCTGGTGTTGTTGGAGTTGCATTTTCTTGATGACTCTTTTGATTTGTCCTTCGGACACGCCCGGGTCATTCATCAGGGACCAGAACTCTCGATCCTCTTCTTCGATCAAGGACACGGGTCCCGATGAGGTCATGGGCGAGCAGGACATGATTGAGGACGACATTGCATTCGGGGCTGAATGAATCGGATGGGAAAGGCTCAAATAGCCGCTACTGGGGGCCGTTTCTGTGAGGGACGTGGAGTTGAAAGGCCCATCACTATTGGTATCACAGATGGAGAGATCTGGGTcaaggaaggaaaagaaatcgagAGTTTAGTTCCTTTGTTCAATCAGGTTCTCCCCATCTCTGTCTAAGCTGACCATTTCACATTGGTACGCAGCACTAGCCTAGGATTTGACGCGGTCATTGGTCTTACCGTTGGGGCTAGACATGTCTTGACGTGCTCGTATCTTTGGCGCCGAACTGTCCGAGGTTGAAGCCTTCAGTGCATCCGGCGGAGGTCGCAACCCGTCGTAGTCGTATTGCCAAGCCAGAGAGGCTTCGTAACGATGTCGAACCAAAGCCCTCGCATCGTGAAGATACTGCTTGAAGTTTTCGCTCTGACGCTGAAGCGGGTTCCGCTCGTCGATTTTGGAAGACGGAGGCCCTCTCAACCTTGAATCACCGTGGCTGTTGTTCAGAACTTCCGAGGCCTCATCAGCCACGAGAACGGCCTCAGGAGGATGGGGATGACGATTGTGGTCGGACTCGTTGGAGGAGTACACGAGGTTGTTTCTCAAACCGCTCCAGAAATTGGCGAGGGCATTGTGTTGTTGGGACTGATTGGCGGTGTGGTTCATTTTGTGCTCGAGATAATAGGAGGTGGCCTCTTGACAACAGATGGGCGTGAGGGAGAGGATCTTTTGAGCGGCTCGTCCGTGGAGATCAGGCTCACGGATCAAGTCCTTTTGGCTGGGGAGAATATGACGGAGTGGGATGAGATGCCGGAACACCAACCATAGCAAGACGTCCTCGCAATTCAAGTTGATCAGGGTTTCGAACAGAGACAAGCTCACTTGACAAAGCtgcaagaaaagaaagttCACCGATCATTGGGCTTCTTGTTCTAATGTCCCTTCGTTCATCCTGGCGATGACTTTCGAACCTTGGTTTGAGAGCTGATTCGGATGACGAGCGTGTCAATGATACTCTTATCGTCGCATTGGTCCGTGAATATGAATCGGAGGAACACAGCCAACAACGAGGGCTCGGATAATCTCCGGAGGAATAAATCCACATAGGCTGTCGTGCAAATCACCTCGGCTTCAGAAATCTGAGGACAAAATTGACCAGGGCAAATCAGATGACTTTCGTGTTAATCGAGACCAAGAACACTCAGGGGAGAGAGAGGATGATGCATCACATAGTCAAGACACAACAAAAGTAATGCAGACAAATGGGAGAGCACGGGGTTAGTGTGTGTGGGGCGTTTTCATTCAAACAGGTAGGTACTTTAACTGACCAGTGCAGAAGGATTTCTCCGATCAAAGTTGTGCAACGCTAAATCCTGATGAGAGTGATGAATAGTATACAATAGAGTTGGTTAATGAGAGACGCTTCAGGTGGATTCAAGtgtccaattgaaatttctccATGGTGGCTATTACCTGTGTGAGGGCTGGGCCCAAAACGGGCACGAGAAATCCCATGTAGATGAGCCCCAAGAGGTGTTCTCTGACTTTGGGATGGGCAATCTGAAGGACCGCATCGCAGAATTCCAACGACGACAGAAATGAGGCCAATTCAGGCATGGCGTTTAAATCCGACATCACGATCCGATGCCAATGAGGGTCATTCTCCAAATGGCGGGGCAAACGACGAGGAAGTAAAGAGTAGAGACCACTTAGACCCGTGGCCAATACCTAAATCAGACCCATTAAAACACATGAGTGAGGTCAAGCACGCATGGGACCCTCCTCCAGCCAGATGATTAGCTCGACTTACCGGACAAAAATTGGATTGCTTGGCAATGTGTCGCCCCACGGCTTCGTTTTTGTGCGACAAGGACATGCAATGAATGAGCGCATCTCGCGCCAATTGACCGGTATGACCCTCCCGATGAATGTAATGGATGAGAATGGAGAAAATGAGGAATCGCGTGGGCTGACCGGCCGAGTCGGGAGACTCGGGTTCTGGGTGGGAAGCATGGAAGAATAGGTCCAACAAGTGCATGTTCTCCATAAGGCGTTGACACAGTTGGTTCAACAGGAGAACCAAATGCACCTCAGTGTCACGGGAGATGGTCATGGGCGATAAGGTCGACGGGGACGATGAATAGGCCGAGGAGGACGAGGCAGCGATCTGCTCTTGGTCGAACTGATGCAGGAGCTCCAGTAAGGGCTTGAGGAAGGGCTGGTGTGTGAGGAGGGTGGGGGCCTGATCCGAATTCAGCAACGTCTCGTAGAGCACCAATTGCTGACGGCGTAACTCGTCCGAATGACAATCATCGATCTAGTCAGAACAAGTTCATTGAAGGGGGCCGAATATACAAAGCTTGGGTCGGGCGAGTTCGGGCTTACCGGCATGCGTGAGGTGGCTAATATGTGGGCCAGGACGTTTTCCGACAGTAACAGATCGAGGCACGGCAACCGGAGATCGCGGCAGAGCGGCGAGAGCGACGTGAGGGGCGTGGTGTCGGGACTGGAGGGCGAGGAGGGCGCGGGCGAAGGGTCGCCCGAACTGGTGCCCGTTGGCGGCCAAGGCGCCAGGTCGTCGGAACGACGAGCGGTGGAGGCGGGTGCGACCAGTGGGCGGGCCATTTCGAGGTCGAGCAGACGCGTCATTTGGTCCAGCAGGTTGAGGACAGCCACCATCTCGTCCGCCGAGGGCACGGTCATCTGTCAGGATTCCAAGGGCAAATTTTAATGAGAGGTGCGAGACCCGCCGAAGGGGCTGATCTTGGTCATTTTGTCTAAACAGAACCATGGAGCACTGATTGATTATAAAGTGCTCGAAAACTCAAGGGCATTTGGGCGGAGgccaattgaattgaatggcCCAAAGTCATGATTTGGACTTCTTAAACTAAGTGGCCTGGGCATTATTAGCCCACATATCAAACCATGTGGGTGAGTGGGATGAACCTTTGACAGGAAGGCCTGGTTGGCGGACCCGCCCGAGATCGCTGTCTCAAGATCGAGGTTCCGTCTCCTCGGCAGCGACCTCGGAGACTCACTCGAGTTTGGCAGAGTCCGACAGTGAGCTACTCATCCATTCGGGACCATCGACTTCGGGAGAGTGGGGCGGGACGGGCACGCCCATAGACTGACCAAAGGGGCCAATGGGCACAATCACACCCTCCCAGCTTGGGCCATTCCATGGGGTTCAACTGGGGGGCCGGGCCCAGCCTCATTACCTGAATGGTGGCGATGTCGCGGAGCTGTTGCCAATGACGCTGGAAGGTCTCGGCCCGCACCCAGGCCGGCGATTCACGCCCCCCACTCACGTTCCACCCAACCTGATTCATGATCAAGTGGGCGTGTCCGCCAGATTGGGCCCGCCGGGGGAGGGCCGAGCGGCATCCGGTGGTTCAGGTCGCCCAATGCCACCAGTGGGTCCGTGGCTAGCGAGGAGGCCGTGGTCCACGGCGGGAAGTAGATCCTCGGCCCGTGTCTGAATTTGGCTTCGGCTGACCCAAAGCTGTCAGTATATCAGTCAGTCTTGACTTGTAATGCCTAAGCTCGATAGATAGAAGATAGATAGACCGAGGCTCTGCTCAAGGCATCCAGTTGGCCTGGATTAGCCCTCTCAGCCTCGCTGGGTCCAACGGGTCCAGCTCAGGTTTCCACCGCTAGAGGCTCATGGATAGGCCCGACTTCAGTAAGGCAGATGGCCCAGGACTGACTAGGCCTGCCTCCCACAGCTGTTGATTCAGGGAGCCTCCCAAGTGGGAATAAATCCCGCGCCCCTTCTCCGGGATAGCTGGCCATGGGCTGGCCATGGATCAGGCAGGCGTTGGACTCATATTGACAAGATGCCCAGCCAACTTGCACCTTGCTTGACTAAAACGAGCCAATTATTTCAAACAATTGGCTTGTTTGAACCAACTTTACTTGGATTAAAGCTTGATAGGGCATgtcaaatgaaggaaattcaagaaaaatgtactGGGGCAACCCTGGTATTGTGCACTTTGAGAAAGTCAAACAATACGGCCAATCTGTACCAAGtatagactgaatttgtcgTTTAATTCATTATTCCGGCATGTTAAAGCAGACAGTATTCTGATTTTGAACCAAGAGTTTAGAAGTAACAGAGCTGcacaaaaatgatttgtttttttagttttgtagCGCAACTCACtcaatagttgaaaattcaattggattcaagTGCAAGTGCAGACTGGCTTTAatgtttgttttatttctccctcctcaaaatgctcaaaattaGTGTTGCCGCACTTTTTACTTTGCTTCACATGCcctatagagaagtgtaaagattTGAGATTTCACACTTGTGCGCACTCTGGTTAGACCATGAATTAAGTGTCACCTCTGAAACCCGGGCCCGTACTTTACACACCTCTATGAGCTCAGTAGCCGTGATGGCAGCACGGGATTAAAGCTAGACTATAAATGATACTTGCCTgaattttgtaacacaactgcttggaacattgaaaatcGAGTTTGCTCATGGGGGAGGTTGGTGGTAATATTTGTCTTGGCTCTTCCTTGACAGGATAGGCCAACAAAGCCCAAAGTTGGGcaccaaacttgatttttcccGCTCATCTTCACTTTGCATGCGTCCTTCTAGCAACACATCCAATTTTTATGATTTGTTAATATGAGGTTTTGGCAATTAGACCCTGCCTGGAAAGATTGCCCATAAAAGCTTCAAGGCTCAGGGGATAAGtaaattttgttgttgtttttttttttttttagccctACCATGGCATTTGTTTGGAAAGGGATAACAGTTCCTTTTTGAAGATATGAACCAATGGCATGACAACTGGCCGAAGGTTATCCATTGGAGCTTGAGGCTGGAGTCACCCTGATGTGGGAATCGACAGGGGGGCGGATGAGGGCTGATCCGATCTGTCAAAATCCTTGGCGGCCATGCCAAATTTAACCCATCCCGGCGGCCAATCCGTCATAATTGAAACGCAGGCGGGCTCAATCAGCATATTACGATTTAATGTAGTGGAGTGGATGATGCCTACAGGAATGTCTTAGCCGTACTCATTGATTTCTTTATAAAATGTCTGGGCTTTCCAATTTCTCATGGGTCAATCGCATTCCGAGGGATCTGCCTGGCTGTCTGTCGGCGCTGTGGGTCCTCTGCTGTTGCGAGCCTGCGGATTCTTGAGCCAACTGGCCCTGTCCGAGGCTGACCATGGAGTACGCCATGGACGGACTCGCCCAAGGCTCAGCGGGATCTCGGGCGCGCCTCGGGCCTGTTTTTATAAACAGTAAACATGGATTGTCACACCAAATTCAACCCATTCCTTCCTTAGCAGTGTTTGAAGTTGACGCTGAGATTGggtgaaatattttggccgtACTTGGTTCTGGGAGCCTCTTTTCAGCCTCGATGTCCGGAAAACGGGAACACGTCGA from Tigriopus californicus strain San Diego chromosome 3, Tcal_SD_v2.1, whole genome shotgun sequence encodes:
- the LOC131877698 gene encoding FHIP family protein Bm1_18400-like isoform X1; the encoded protein is MNQVGWNVSGGRESPAWVRAETFQRHWQQLRDIATIQMTVPSADEMVAVLNLLDQMTRLLDLEMARPLVAPASTARRSDDLAPWPPTGTSSGDPSPAPSSPSSPDTTPLTSLSPLCRDLRLPCLDLLLSENVLAHILATSRMPIDDCHSDELRRQQLVLYETLLNSDQAPTLLTHQPFLKPLLELLHQFDQEQIAASSSSAYSSSPSTLSPMTISRDTEVHLVLLLNQLCQRLMENMHLLDLFFHASHPEPESPDSAGQPTRFLIFSILIHYIHREGHTGQLARDALIHCMSLSHKNEAVGRHIAKQSNFCPVLATGLSGLYSLLPRRLPRHLENDPHWHRIVMSDLNAMPELASFLSSLEFCDAVLQIAHPKVREHLLGLIYMGFLVPVLGPALTQDLALHNFDRRNPSALISEAEVICTTAYVDLFLRRLSEPSLLAVFLRFIFTDQCDDKSIIDTLVIRISSQTKLCQVSLSLFETLINLNCEDVLLWLVFRHLIPLRHILPSQKDLIREPDLHGRAAQKILSLTPICCQEATSYYLEHKMNHTANQSQQHNALANFWSGLRNNLVYSSNESDHNRHPHPPEAVLVADEASEVLNNSHGDSRLRGPPSSKIDERNPLQRQSENFKQYLHDARALVRHRYEASLAWQYDYDGLRPPPDALKASTSDSSAPKIRARQDMSSPNDLSICDTNSDGPFNSTSLTETAPSSGYLSLSHPIHSAPNAMSSSIMSCSPMTSSGPVSLIEEEDREFWSLMNDPGVSEGQIKRVIKKMQLQQHQPIQHPTHNAVAASHPLLDEQLSVSSGQSGGDPTNGSGGHVGPMDANRDQILGPKASSGGLLQEKEQLDYAVTSLGMFLDLLLEKVELMASNSLSTNLLVTSILSSLAAYPQPLLRAVLTLPDVVFQPSVRGLFQAIASLRQKLDNIMPTLPGAEEAIILARRFLTERITANENGHHVGADKKKKRRDSVASTISQIGQEARAHKSSFTAAFSSMFRSRKNTPNSSPGPASFNSSMSSPPHSLLSHTLHQGGSNASHSSDAHSSSSLTESLNNGYNHGHSLSKEVRSQALAAVILEEWLLELAAIAQEQSNRQKEQIFEFGLGFDPHRNPFHHLSCSSSSRKTSDGSMRHHPEQQS
- the LOC131877698 gene encoding FHF complex subunit HOOK-interacting protein 1A-like isoform X2: MNQVGWNVSGGRESPAWVRAETFQRHWQQLRDIATIQMTVPSADEMVAVLNLLDQMTRLLDLEMARPLVAPASTARRSDDLAPWPPTGTSSGDPSPAPSSPSSPDTTPLTSLSPLCRDLRLPCLDLLLSENVLAHILATSRMPIDDCHSDELRRQQLVLYETLLNSDQAPTLLTHQPFLKPLLELLHQFDQEQIAASSSSAYSSSPSTLSPMTISRDTEVHLVLLLNQLCQRLMENMHLLDLFFHASHPEPESPDSAGQPTRFLIFSILIHYIHREGHTGQLARDALIHCMSLSHKNEAVGRHIAKQSNFCPVLATGLSGLYSLLPRRLPRHLENDPHWHRIVMSDLNAMPELASFLSSLEFCDAVLQIAHPKVREHLLGLIYMGFLVPVLGPALTQISEAEVICTTAYVDLFLRRLSEPSLLAVFLRFIFTDQCDDKSIIDTLVIRISSQTKLCQVSLSLFETLINLNCEDVLLWLVFRHLIPLRHILPSQKDLIREPDLHGRAAQKILSLTPICCQEATSYYLEHKMNHTANQSQQHNALANFWSGLRNNLVYSSNESDHNRHPHPPEAVLVADEASEVLNNSHGDSRLRGPPSSKIDERNPLQRQSENFKQYLHDARALVRHRYEASLAWQYDYDGLRPPPDALKASTSDSSAPKIRARQDMSSPNDLSICDTNSDGPFNSTSLTETAPSSGYLSLSHPIHSAPNAMSSSIMSCSPMTSSGPVSLIEEEDREFWSLMNDPGVSEGQIKRVIKKMQLQQHQPIQHPTHNAVAASHPLLDEQLSVSSGQSGGDPTNGSGGHVGPMDANRDQILGPKASSGGLLQEKEQLDYAVTSLGMFLDLLLEKVELMASNSLSTNLLVTSILSSLAAYPQPLLRAVLTLPDVVFQPSVRGLFQAIASLRQKLDNIMPTLPGAEEAIILARRFLTERITANENGHHVGADKKKKRRDSVASTISQIGQEARAHKSSFTAAFSSMFRSRKNTPNSSPGPASFNSSMSSPPHSLLSHTLHQGGSNASHSSDAHSSSSLTESLNNGYNHGHSLSKEVRSQALAAVILEEWLLELAAIAQEQSNRQKEQIFEFGLGFDPHRNPFHHLSCSSSSRKTSDGSMRHHPEQQS